AGCCTACGAACCCTATGGGAAACTGAGTCGCCTCAAAGAACGGGAGATTTCCACTCAGTCCACCACCAGTTCCGGTGAACAAAACGATGCGGACGAGTATGATCGCGAATCCGTAGCGGACTTCGCTTTGTGGAAATCTCGCAAGCCGGATGATGGTGATAATTTCTGGGAAAGCCCCTGGGGTGAAGGCCGTCCTGGCTGGCACCTCGAATGCTCGGCCATGAGTCAGGAATACCTGGGTGACAGCTTCGACCTCCACGGCGGAGGCATCGACCTTTGCTTCCCGCATCACGAAAACGAGATCGCACAAAGTGAGGGTGCAACCGGCAAACCATTCGCCCGGCACTGGTTTCACAATGCTCACCTGATGGTCGAAGGACAAAAGATGAGTAAGAGCCTTGGCAACCTTTATACCTTAGAAGACTTAAAGGACAAAGGGTTCACACCTATGGAGGTGCGTTACACACTCATTTCCGGCCATTACAAGCAGCAGTTAAATTTCACCTTTGCGTCCTTAAAGGCCGGCAGAAGCGCCATGAAGAAAATGGAGAAGGCGGTCACGAAGTATCTGGAACAGGCTGGACTGACCGAAGAAGATTTCCTCGCATTCGCTCAGGCCCCCTACCCTACAGAGTTTGGTTACTTCCAACGAGCTTGGGACGGAATCGCCAATGACCTCAATGTTTCCCAGGCTACCGGCGGCATATTTGCAGGTTTCGCCCAGTTGGAAAAAGTAAAACTCGATGCGGACTCGATTCTAAAAGAACTCAAGGCGCTAGCGAACGTGCTTTATGCCATTGGTATTCAACTTTTCCAGAAGGTTGAAGAAACTATCATTGAAATCCCGGATGAGGTACAAGTCCTGGGCCAGGAACGTTGGCAGGCCAAACAAGCCCGCGACTGGGAAAAAGCGGATGCTCTCCGCAACCAGCTTCAGGAAGCAGGATGGCAAAGCCTTGACCGGAAGGACGGCTACGATCTGACTCCCATCTATTAGAACTTATCTTGCTGACACCACGCTTTATTAGACGATGAAAGACATGTCTCCACTCGAAGAAATCCGACATTCGTCGGCTCATATACTCGCGACAGCCGTATTGCGGTTATTCCCAGAAGCCAAACTCGACATTGGCCCTCCGACGGATACCGGCTTTTATTACGATTTTGATATCGCACACAAGTTCACCGCGGATGACCTGGAAGCCATCGAGGCGGAGATGAAGAAGGTCATTAATGAGAATCAACGGTTCGAACGTTTCGAGAAGACACGGGAAGAAGCCATCGAATTGGTCAAGGAAATCGGTCAGGACGAGTACAAGTTGGGCCGCTTGGAGGATATTCCCGAAGGTGACACCATCAGCTTTTACCGAAACGGTGAGTTTGTAGACCTGTGTGCAGGCACGCATGTAAACTACAGTAAGAAGATCAAAGCGTTTAAGCTGTTGAGTGTGGCTGGTGCCTATCACCGTGGTGACGAGAACAATAAGCAACTACAACGTATCTACGGTACCGCCTTCGCTACCAAAGATGAGCTACAGCAGTATCTTGATCAGCAGGAGGAAGCCCGGAAACGTGATCACCGCAAAATCGGCAAGGACATGGAGCTTTTCCATATCGATGAGCATGTGGGACAAGGCCTCGTTCTCTGGACAGCCAAAGGTTCGATCATTCGTAACGAGCTACAGAATTTCATTTCAGAAGAACTTCGTAAACAAGGCTACGACCAGGTCTACACTCCGCACATCGGCAAGTTGGATCTCTACAAGACTTCTGGTCACTTCCCCTACTACCAGGATTCTCAGTATCCACCTGTAATCGATCGCCAGTCATTAGCTGATCTGGCGGAGGAGGACAAGACCTGCTCCGACCTTACGAACCTGCTCGAAGAAGGACAAATCGAAGGCTACTTGCTCAAGCCAATGAATTGCCCCATGCACATCAAACTCTTCGACTCGCAACATCACTCTTACCGTGACCTGCCGGTTCGCTTTGCAGAGTTTGGAACGGTTTATCGTTGGGAACAATCAGGAGAACTGAGTGGCATGACTCGCGTGCGTGGGTTCACTCAAGATGATGCCCACCTCTTTTGCACCGACGAGCAACTTCAGGATGAGATCAACGGATGCCTAGGCCTTGTGAAAACTGTGTTCAGCGTACTTGGCATAGAAGACTACCGAGTTCGAGTAAGCTTGCGTGATCCCAATTCGGACAAGTATGTCGGATCACCCGAGAACTGGGAGAAAGCAGAAGCCGCACTACGAGTCGCCGCAGAAACGTTAGGTGTCCCCTTCTCAGAAGAGGAAGGAGAAGCCGCCTTCTATGGCCCAAAGATCGACTTTGTTGTAAAAGACGTCATCGGCCGCGAATGGCAATTGGGAACCGTTCAAGTGGACTACAATCTACCTGAGCGCTTCGACCTTAGCTACATCGGCTCTGACAACAAACCACACCGACCTGTGATGGTCCACCGCGCTCCCTTCGGATCCATGGAACGTTTTTGTGGTGTATTGATTGAACACTTTGCCGGCAACTTTCCAACCTGGTTGGCTCCTGAACAGGTTCGTCTACTTCCTATCAATGATGCGGTTCTACCGTTTGCCGAAGAAGTTGCTTCAAAACTCAAGGTAGCCAAGGTCCGCGTAACGATTGATGGCGCTTCCGAAAAGCTGGGAGCCAAGATCCGCCGTGCTGAAATCGATAAGGTTCCTTTCGTCGGAGTCATCGGAGGGCGCGAAGCAGAAGAAGGCAATGTAACGGTTCGCTCGCGTGTAGCCAAGAGCAAGGAAGGCACGTACCCGGTCGCCGAATACTTGGATCTTATACTCAGCGAAATTGCGAACAAGACCCTGCCTGAGGGGTAAAGCAGAACAGGCTTCCAGCCTGCTTTTACTCCAAGTGGATTCAGTCGCGACTTCCGTCCTTCGCCGAAAGGCTATGGAGGACACGAAAGTTGCTCCTACAGAATAACTATCGAAACCTAACTGTAGGTGATGAGCAGTTCCAGTTTGGGAGCAAGCTCCCTTCCTACCTTTGGCGAGCTGGGGCTCGGGCGTTCCCTGGACACAAAAAAGCCCTGCCTCGAGAGGCAGGGCTCTTTAAATGCTTTGATATTAAGCGATCAATCAGATGGCACCTTCACCGCGCTCATCAGTGCGGATACGAACTGCCTCTTCGATTGGCAGGACGAAGATTTTTCCATCTCCGATCTTACCCGTCTTGGCTGCGTTGACGATGGTCTCGACTACCTTTTCTGCAATCTCACCGCCTACAGCGATCTCGACTTTAACTTTCGGTAGAAAGTCTACGGTATATTCACTGCCGCGATAGATCTCGGTGTGGCCTTTTTGACGACCGAAGCCTTTCACTTCGGTGACGGTCATACCTTCGATGCCGATCTCGGCAAGGGCTTCTTTAACTTCCTCCAATTTGAAGGGCTTAATGATGGCTGAAATGAGCTTCATTGTAATACCTTTATTTTAAATTATTTAGTGATTGTTTATGTGAACTAGATTCAACGACTGGCAGGGGCGAAGTCGGGATAAGCTTCCTGACCATGTTCACCAATGTCCAGACCTTCGTCTTCTTCTTCAGCAGAAACGCGGATTCCCATGGCTGCCTTCACAATCAGGCAAATAATGAAAGTTCCAACGAAAGCGAATATGGCAACCGAGAGGGTTCCAATCAACTGTGTGAAGAAACTGAGGTCTTCGTTTCCACCATTAAAGAATGGAAGTCCAACAGCCAAGGTTCCCCAGATTCCACAAATACCATGCACAGAGATGGCACCTACGGGATCGTCAATTTTGATTTTGTCGAAGAACAGAATCGAAACAACTACCAGGATACCTGCAATAAGACCAATGACAACGGAGGACCAAAGTGTTACCGAGTCGGCTCCAGCGGTGATACCAACGAGACCGGCCAAAATACCATTGAGGGCCATGGAAAGATCAGGCTTTTTAAGCAGCATCCAGGAAAAGAAGATGGAAGAGAATCCACCAGCAGCGGCTGCGAGTGCAGTTGTTACAAAGACAAAGGATACTCCTTCAGGAGCAGCACTTAAGACCGAACCACCGTTAAATCCGAACCATCCGAGGAAAAGTAAGAATACACCAATCGTAGCGAGAGGCATGCTGTGCCCCAGGATTGGACGGATGCGTCCTCCTTCCAAATATTTACCCCTACGTGGCCCTAAAACTATGACCGCGGCCAAGGCAGCAAAACCACCAAATGCATGAACAAGTGTAGAACCGGCAAAGTCATAGAAACCCATGCCGTCCAACCAGCCTGCTCCCCATTTCCAGGAACCGGATATTGGATATAAGAACAATACCAAAAGCGTTCCAACGACCATAAAACTACCGAGCTTGATACGCTCAGCAACAGCACCAGAAACGATAGTCGCAGCGGTAGCAGCAAACATGGCTTGGAAAATAAAGTCAGCCCAACCGGTCATGGCCAGTGCAGTTCCACCATAAGAAAAGTCCGTATTTCCATAGGCCTCCATGGTGAGTGGCGAACCCATTGCAAAAAAACCAGAGCCATCCCAGCCCGGATACATGGCATTGAATCCCCAAACCGCATAGGTCAAGAGACCCATACAAATAATAAAGACGTTCTTGAAGAGTATGTTGACAGTATTTTTAGACTGGGTCAGACCCGCTTCAAGAGTAGCAAATCCCAAGTGCATGATAAACACGAGGCCAGCTGCAATTAATGTCCAAAGCACACTAGTAGTGAAGAAATCAAAGGTTTCTCCATACTGCGCTTTGAGCGCCAAGTAATCTTCGTCGGGAGCAGCGGCCTCAACGGCGGCAGCAACAGCCTCTTCCTGAGCAAATCCGTGAATTGCAGGTCCGAAGACCCCCAACAACACAAGAGCGGTGAATAATAGTGATTTTTTTAACTTCATAATTAGATCGGTTAGCTATCGAGATAAGAGTGGTTATATGCCGATATTTAGCCCTCTTTAAGCAACCGGTGTGCCAATGGCTGGATGAATTTGCGGAAAACTCCATCTGCGTTCCCCTAATCCTTTATTCTTCAATCACTTAAGATTCTAAAAAAGATATAAGGTAAAAATCCCTTCCAAGCGGATAGTGAAAAAATCCCCTCTTCGAATTCAATGAATGAAGCATCCCTGTGCTAAATAGTATTCGAATTGACCGATCCCTTTTGGTCCTAGACCGGGCCCTGTACAAAAATGTACAATGCCCTTTATAAGGCGGATAACAAAAAGGCCCCACCCGTTCAAGGTGAGGCCTGATATTAGAATTTAAAATCTACTACTGCTTATCCACAACAATGGTCTGGATATGCAAGTCAAGCAGCTGACGCTCGGTGGCTGGGCCCGGACTCTGAGACATCAAACATTGTCCCTTCTGAGTCTTTGGAAAAGCTATGACATCGCGAATACTGGGCGACCCTGTGAGGAGACCTACAATACGATCAAGTCCCAAAGCAATACCACCATGCGGGGGTGCACCGTAACGAAATGCCTGTACCATATACCCAAAGCGATCTTCGATCACCTCCTTGGGTAACTTGAGGACTTCTTCGAATACTTTCTGCTGAAGTTCGGGTTGGTGAATACGAATACTTCCACCACCAAGTTCCATCCCGTTCAATACGAGGTCGTAATGCTGACCCCGAACCTTACGAGGATCTTCATCCAGGTATTTGGCATCTTCGACTACCGGTGCGGTAAATGGGTGGTGAGCTGATACAAAACGACCTTCCTCATCATCATAGACCATGAGTGGAAATTCGATTACCCAAAAGAAGTCCCACTGATCTTTGTCAATTGCGAGACGTCCACGCTTTTTCAAAAGCTCTGCCGCTTCGAGGCGAACCTTACCGAGGATAGAGCAGCTACGCTCCCACTCAGCCGCCATGAAGAAAACGATATCTCCGTCCTCAACATTGAGGCGCTCTTTGATCGCAGCCTTCTCTTCGTCACTAAAGAACTTCAAAATAGGTGACTTCCATTCTCCACTTTCACGGGCACGAATGAAAGCAAGCCCTTTGGCTCCCATCGCCACGGCCATATCGGTCAAGTATTTCAGCTCACCTTCAGTGAGGTCGGATAGCCCTTTGGCGTTAATGGCCTTTACACTACCGCCGCCTTTGATGACGGAATTGAATACCTTGAACTCCGAATTTTCGAATAAGTCATTCAGGTCGTTCAACTTCATGTCAAAGCGACGGTCAGGCCGGTCACTTCCGAAGTTATTCATGGCATCCTCATAGGGCATGCGCTCGAAAGGAGTCTGAATGTCGACATCGAGTGTTTCCTTCCAGAGGCGCTTCATCATGCCTTCGATCAGAGCATACATGTCTTCCCGATCAATGAAGGACATCTCCAGATCAACCTGAGTAAACTCGGGCTGACGATCAGCACGTCCATCTTCATCGCGAAAACAACGAGCCAATTGGAAATAACGCTCCACTCCGGCGACCATCAGCATTTGCTTGTACTGCTGAGGTGATTGAGCCAGGGCATAGAACTCACCTGGATTCACTCTACTCGGCACCAGATACTCACGCGCTCCCTCGGGAGTACTTTTAAAGAGCATGGGCGTTTCTACTTCAAGAAAGCCTTCGTCATCCAGATAGTCGCGGATGACCTTGGATGCACGGTGTCGGGTTTTCAGAGTGTTTAAATTCTTGGGGCGGCGAAGATCGAGATAGCGATAGGTAAGACGCAGGTCTTCATTCACCTTATCACCTTTTTCATCATCGATTGGAAATGGAGGCGTCTCAGACGCATTGAGAATCTCAAATTCAGCACCGTGAACTTCCACTTTACCAGTCGCCAACCGCTCGTTGACCGTTTCATCTTCCCGGTTCAAAACTTCACCGGCGACAGCGATCACACTTTCAGACTTTAGGTGATGAAGAATCTTCGAGACTTCATCATTGGTATTGGGATTGAAAACAACTTGTGTAATGCCTTCACGATCGCGCAAGTCGACGAATAATACGCCTCCTAGGTCACGAACGTTGTCAATCCAGCCAGTCAGAACTGCTTGTGTACCAACGTCAGATGTTCTGAGTTCTCCGCAATGATGCGTACGTTTCATGTGATAATCTTTCGTTTCGAATGGTTTTTCCTCAGTGGGAAAATGAAAAGCTGGCTATAAACCGATAGAAGAGACCAGAAATCAACACCAATTTTGCGCTCTCTGCAGGTAATATTATAAGTAGGTATTCTCAACAGAGGACTGTCAGCCTCGATGGCCTAGTCCATCCGACGGGTCAAAGCAGTCACATTCCCCACTTCATCTTCCACTTCCATGAGCAGACTTTGCCCAGAATCCTTGGGCGAATCCAGCTTTAGGATAAAGGTTTCCAGGCTTTCGTCCAAGATCCCGTCTTCTGGATGAATAGAATCCATATCGTTGCCATTGAGCCGATAAGTCGCCGAACGAATGAGACTCGTGCTATCAGATGCAGTTATCTCAAGGGTCACTTCATCTCCATCACGATCGTAGCTGCTTAAGAGAATAACTGGAGGTGTATTATCAATGAGAAACACTTCACTCACCTGTTCACCGGTTTTTGCTTCAGAAGCGGGATTTGAGGGGTCGTCAGTCACAGTAACTTTCAACCGGTAATAGCCGTCCGCGAATCCCTGAGTGGTATAAGACAAATAGGTTTCTTCAAGATCTTCAGCCAAGGTGACCCAGGTATCCTCTCCGAGAGCTGATAGTTTCACCGAGTAGCTGAGGTCATCCCCATTCCCGTCAATCGATCGCCACGCAACCGTTTGAGAGCCAGGCTTAGGAAACAATTTAACCTGCCGCGGTTTGTTTGCCAGTTTGGCAAATTCTGCTTCCACCCCGCTATTCAGGCTCCGGGCAAGATCTACGCTCGGATTGGTCGACTGAGTCGTAAAGGTGCGCGTTTCGTATCCTGAATCGAGAATTTTGATAGTGGTAATGAGCGGGGCCAGATTTTGGGTCCTTGAGAAAAAGCGGACCTGATGAACGGGTGGCACAGCCCCATCCCCAAAAAGTAAGCGATATTGCATGAAACGCGAAGGTGGAAGTGAATTCAGGAATACACCATTTTCTCCTGCCAGCTCGGTCCACTCAGTCCACGTGCGGTCTGGGCTTTCAAGGTTTCCTCCACGAACTTCAACTCCGATCTGCGACCCTTCGCCGGGATTGCTGTAAACCTGGAAACTTCCAAATTTCGAGACGTGGTCGAAATCTACAACCTCAGATTGAAAATAGCCTTCCGATGATTCGTTAGTATCAAGTTTCAGGATGCGTCCTGGATTGCTACAGATAAGATAGTATACTCCCTCATCTCCAGCCGGAATAACGCCTGTTATTTCACTACCCGCTTCTAGCGTGTGAAGCAGCGACCAATCGCCAGGATTTGAAACTTCGTATAAATGCCCTTTGCTGCCGGTGCCCAGAATCATATGACCATTCGGCATTTGAGCCAGTGAGTAGATTGAAATGTTATTCTCCAGCCACCAATTGGTAACGAAGCCTTCGGTGTCCATCCAATATAAGGATCCTGAATCACTTCCTCGGGCAGAAACTGTCATTGCGTAAAAAGGGGTCGGTTTCTGGTCACCGTTACTCGGTGTGTCTGTATCGGCAAAAAATGAACTACCAGAGGAATTGCTCGATTGGCTACTGGAAGAAGAGGAAGAAGTCGGCTTCTTCAAACTGGAGGAACGACCCGGCTGATTAAAGGAGCTGAAAAAGATGGTTCCGTCTTCCTGAGGAAGAATAGAGCGAACTTCCCGTTCTCCGGTAGAATAAATCACATTCCCCTCTCCCTCAGAATCAATACGATACAGGAGGCCATGCGTTGCACTTCCCGCCAACAAGTTTCCATCGGCCTCAAATGCGAGCGCCGTAATATGTGTTTCCTCAGAGTCAAAGAACACTTCTGCCTCGGGATCTTTATCTCCGGTATCGATCCGATAAATTTTACCTTTCGACCCGGTTGCAAGGTAGAGATTTCCGTCTTCGCCAAAAACCATGTCCCAAACATATTCGTCCTCAAGCTTCAGAAATATTTCTACGCCTCCATCCCGATTGACTCGGTATAAGGTTCCGTCCGGAGACACAGCCACATACAATTGGTCACGACTATCGAGAGCAATCGCCCGCGTCATGAGACGGTTAGGTTCAAAAACGGTTTCACTCTCACCTTCCGGTGTCACTTTAAAGACGGCACCTTGATTCCCCGTGCCAACGTAAAGGTTTCCCTTTGAATCGACTACCGCATCCCAGAGGATGGGAGCATCCAACTCAGCCAAGGTTTCCAAAGCTGGAGCAGCTAAAAGATATCCGTCGGTGTGCAGGGATATCTCATTCATCTCACCCTTACTGAAGTCATCAAATGATTGATGAGTCGTCTCGTGAGTTCGCGCCCCCAAGAAGGCGGTAGTAATAACAAAAACCAGTGCGGTAGAAAAAAGTCTCATATCATTCAACAGTTAGGGGTAGCAAAGCACTGCCTCTAAATTCCGAGTCCACAGGTATGCGCATCTCAAATCCGCTTTGCTTGCTGGTATCCTTATCAATTTTTAAGCCCTTTGCGTTCTTAAGTAGCATAAGCGTGGAAGGAGGTAGTCCTGCCAGGTGCTGCCCCTCCAGACTGATCCCGGGAGAGCGCCTCATCAGTTTGATGTAAATGTGATCTCGGCTCTTAAGCTCCTCAATACGCTTCAATAGATGCTCGAATTTAGTGGCTGTGTAAAAGCCTTCAAACTCAACCTTATCAACCGCTATCGCATCAGCTACTAATACTTCAACACGCTCTTTGCGTATTTCTTCCGGCAACACAAAGGATACTTGTTTTGAAAATCGCTCTCCCTGGTGAGTCTTCATCTGGAGCGTCAGGTTAACCGAACCTCCAGCGCTCACTTTCTCTTCATGCAAATAAACCGCTTCAAGGTAGGTGATGTCCGTCACCGGTCGCGCTTCAATCTCTACCTCCAAGGATTCAACGACGGGCGATTCGAAGGTATTATCTGTCAGCAATTGGTGGATTGCCATTTGTTGAAAGGCCGCCGACGCAGCCACTCCGGCTCCTGAAAAAATGTCTCTCACCTCGACGGGATCGTAACCATCCAAATGGATTTTGGTTTTTATACGAAGCGTCTGCTCTTCCGAATATTCAATTCCACCTTGAAGTGCCTCCATAGTAGCCATGGCGCCCACCACTGGACTTAAACGTGGATGGCGAAACATTTTAGCTGAGAACGCTTTGTATTCGAAATCCGTATACGTTACTAAAATGGACAAATCCGACATGGGAGAGATCGGACCCAATTCGGCCGCAATGCCGGTCAATCGATCCTGGTAAACGCGTCCGACGAAATCACCTGTATTGGATAACTTAAAGGAAGAAGGCATGGAGCGAACAATGGTTAACACTTCAGCCTGAGCCAGGGGCATCTCTACAGATCCCCACTGAAAGAAAGGATGGCCAAAAGCCAGCAGCTGATCGCCTTCAACATAGGTCACTGTTCCGGTAGCACCAAAACTGAAATCTCCATGCATCAAAACCGCAGCCACTGCTGAGCCCGCCTCGATCTCACCGGTAAGCTCAGATGAAGCAGATCCACCGGGACCATTCATGACCTTCACGCCCAGCTCATCTAATGTTTCGCTAAATGCCTCGAGGGTGCGGTCAGATATACCAGCAGCAATCAAAGGTGCGGGTAATGGCTGAAGAACCGTTTGAAAATCATTCAGTCGACTACGACTGGCAGGCTCAACGGACTTCCAATAGGAATTGATAGAACCACTTGCGGCTACTTCTCCACCGCGATCCTCCAACACCGGCAACATGTTGTGAATGGGAGTTACTCCAATGATAGCCTGTTCCTTGGGCCAGGTGTATCCGTATGCATAAGCACCCACCAATTTTCCATCAATGAAGACCGGACTACCGCTCATTCCAGCAACAGGGCCAGATAGAATGTTTCGATCGTCGATGGCTTCGCAGATGATCACCGATTCGTTCGGCCCAATAAAGTGCTCAGCAATGCCGATTACCCGAAGCGGAAACGTCTCCACCTCCGTACCAGACATTACAGTACGCCACTCCCCTTCCATGCCCGGCTTTACTTCCTCAAGGGGCATCAGTTCGTAAGCACTGTTTAATTGAGCACACAGACCTCCTGCTATGAAGAAGCTCACCAGGGTGAGGGCTGTGTTTAAAGCGAGGCGCATTGAAGTAACTATTCGATAATTAGGTTTTGTCCGGTCATTTCTTCGGGCTGTTCCAAGCCTAACAAATGAAGAACGGTCGGGGCTATATCAGCTAGACGTCTATCTGACTGATTTAGTTTAAAACTTTCGCACCCTTTTCCATAAATGGCCAGTTCAACCGGATTCAAAGTATGCGCGGTATGGGGACCATCCACTGCGGGATCCCACATCTGATCGCAATTTCCATGGTCGGCAGTTACCAAGGCAACGCCGTCTACTTCATCGATCGCATTCAGTAATTCACCCAAACAAGCGTCTACTTTGATACAAGCTTTCTCAACTGCTTCCATCGAACCGGTGTGCCCAACCATATCGGGATTGGCGAAATTGACTAAGATAAAATCATACTTCCCGGAAAGAATGGCGTCTTTGGTAAATTCCTTTACCTCCTCAGCCGACATTTCGGGAGCGAGATCGTAGGTGTTTACTTTCGGACTGGGTGCCATGGCCCAGTCCTCACCAGGAAACGGTTCTTCTCGGTAGTCGTTAAAGAAAAAAGTCACATGCGGATACTTTTCAGTTTCGGCACACCTGAACTGAGTCTTGCCCTGATCGGCCAAATAGCCTCCTAGAATATTGGCCATTTTCTCAGCCCGTGGAAAAACGATGTGATCGAGCATGCCCTTCTTGTATTCCGTCATACCGGCGTAATAGAGATCCAACTTCTCTCCGCGATCGAAGTCATCAAAATCGTCTTCAATAAAAGCGCGGGTAATTTCACGAGGCCGGTCCCCCCGATAATTGTAGAAGACAACCGCATCGCCATTTCCAATCGTGGCAATGGGCTCACCACTTTCTCCAGTAATCCAGGTAGGCACGACGAACTCATCACCCTGCCGGGAACTATCGAGGGGATGGTCATAGTAATGCTGGACGGCCTCTGCGGCAGAACTGGCGGAATGATCCGCTTCTTTGCCTGTCAACAGATTGTAGCCTTTGGAAACGCGCTCCCATCGGTTGTCACGGTCCATACTCCAAAATCGTCCACATACAGAGGCAATTTTTCCGATACCAAGCTCGGCACATTTGGCTTCGACTTGTTGAATGTAGCCCAGTCCGCTTTTGGGCGAGGTGTCCCGACCATCCGTGAATGCATGGATATAGGCCTCTTCTACTCCAGCCGCTTTCGCTTCGATCAACACCCCATAAAGATGCTCCAGCAATCCATGGACTCCTGCATCCGACACGATGCCCAACAAATGGAGCTTTCCCCCACTCTTGGCTCGGTTAAATGCTCCCTGAAGCGTTTCATTGCTGCGGATTGTGCCCGTATCGAAGGCCTTGGTGATCCGAACAACTTCCTGATCAACGATCCGTCCAGCACCGATATTCTGATGGCCCACCTCACTGTTTCCCATCACACCGACCGGCACTCCTACATCGAGCCCACAGGCTGCAAGCTCCGTTCGGGGCCAATTCTCCGTCAAATTGTCAGAAACGGCCGTTGGAGCGCGTTTAATGGCATTAAAGGAATCCTGGTCCGAGTTGTGGTTGGCTCCCCAACCGTCACGAATAACCAGAAGTACCGGGCGTTTTCCCTCTTTCATAAATTGGCAAATATCTTAGGTCCAAATGCTGCCCCATCCCGGGACAGAGAATCGCAAAGAATCGGGAAATAACCGTCCCAAGTCTAGAACTTATCTAAAAAATCTGCGACTCCGCGCACTGTACCCTTAGTCACGGGAAAGCCTGCAAATCCAACGGTTTCTGCTCGACCAAGAACTGACGAAGAAACGCCAAATAAATTACCTACCTGAACGCTTGACTTGAAGGGATTATATAGGTTTCTTCCGGCGCTTATCGGCGACCTGTTTACTAGGAAACCTAGAATCCTTTTACTGTTATGCCCACCAAACTGAAAGATACTCTTACGCTTCCATCGACCGAGTTCCCCATGCGGGCGAATCTCGTTCAACGTGAGCCCGAGCGCATTAAGCATTGGGAAAAGGAAGGATTGTATGAGAAAATTCAGGAGAAAAACGCCGATAATCCATCTTTCATCCTGCATGACGGGCCTCCCTTCACGAGTGGGGATGTGCACATTGGCACAGCTTTAAACAAATGCCTCAAGGAATCCATCATCCGCTACAAGTCGATGAAGGGATTTCGCGCACCTTACATTCCTGGCTGGGACTGTCACGGCCTACCCATTGAGCAACGCGTAACCCGCGAAATGCGGGAGCAGGGAAAAGACCTGCCTTCCTCAGAAATCCGCAATGCCTGCTCCGAATTTTCCATG
This genomic stretch from Opitutia bacterium ISCC 52 harbors:
- the gpmI gene encoding 2,3-bisphosphoglycerate-independent phosphoglycerate mutase: MKEGKRPVLLVIRDGWGANHNSDQDSFNAIKRAPTAVSDNLTENWPRTELAACGLDVGVPVGVMGNSEVGHQNIGAGRIVDQEVVRITKAFDTGTIRSNETLQGAFNRAKSGGKLHLLGIVSDAGVHGLLEHLYGVLIEAKAAGVEEAYIHAFTDGRDTSPKSGLGYIQQVEAKCAELGIGKIASVCGRFWSMDRDNRWERVSKGYNLLTGKEADHSASSAAEAVQHYYDHPLDSSRQGDEFVVPTWITGESGEPIATIGNGDAVVFYNYRGDRPREITRAFIEDDFDDFDRGEKLDLYYAGMTEYKKGMLDHIVFPRAEKMANILGGYLADQGKTQFRCAETEKYPHVTFFFNDYREEPFPGEDWAMAPSPKVNTYDLAPEMSAEEVKEFTKDAILSGKYDFILVNFANPDMVGHTGSMEAVEKACIKVDACLGELLNAIDEVDGVALVTADHGNCDQMWDPAVDGPHTAHTLNPVELAIYGKGCESFKLNQSDRRLADIAPTVLHLLGLEQPEEMTGQNLIIE